One genomic region from Clostridium saccharobutylicum DSM 13864 encodes:
- a CDS encoding LrgB family protein produces the protein MEVITNNILFGLVLSIAAFEIGILINRYTRMPILNPLLLAIVLIIGFLFTFKIDFDTYNKSGQFINMFLGPSTVVLAVPLYKQLDLLKKNAAAILIGIFMGSVIGILSVIVVSSLVGLNGSVIKSLIPKSVTTPIGIAVSGQLGGLIPVTVLAIIITGIIGAIIGPTVCKIFNIKDRVAIGVSLGTASHAVGTSKALEIGEVEGAMSSLSIGIAGIMTVVIAPIIYNLASYILHI, from the coding sequence TTGGAAGTAATAACTAACAATATTTTATTTGGATTGGTACTTTCAATAGCTGCATTTGAAATAGGAATACTAATTAATAGATATACAAGAATGCCTATTTTAAACCCATTACTTTTGGCTATAGTACTTATAATAGGTTTTTTATTCACATTCAAAATTGATTTTGATACATATAATAAAAGTGGCCAATTCATAAATATGTTCCTTGGACCTTCAACTGTAGTACTTGCAGTACCATTATATAAACAACTTGATTTATTAAAAAAGAATGCGGCTGCAATTTTGATAGGGATATTCATGGGAAGTGTTATAGGAATATTATCTGTAATTGTTGTATCATCTTTAGTTGGTTTAAATGGCAGTGTTATTAAGTCATTGATACCTAAATCAGTTACAACACCTATAGGAATAGCAGTAAGTGGACAACTCGGAGGATTAATACCAGTAACAGTACTTGCAATTATAATTACAGGCATAATTGGAGCTATAATTGGACCAACTGTATGCAAGATATTTAATATAAAAGACAGAGTAGCTATTGGAGTATCTTTGGGAACTGCATCTCATGCGGTAGGAACTAGTAAGGCTTTGGAAATTGGTGAAGTAGAAGGTGCTATGAGCAGTCTTTCTATAGGAATTGCGGGGATAATGACAGTCGTTATTGCACCAATTATATATAATTTAGCATCATATATTTTACATATATAA
- a CDS encoding YitT family protein, with protein MKILKEYGIITLGVAIIVFSFEFFFFPNQIACGGVSGLALVINNMLGIQTGIVMIVCNIILFILAFALIGGSFGLKSAYAAFSLSIVLSIIEKHYKTFALTNNLMLASIFGSALLALGTVIMLTQDATTGGTSITAKLLNKYAHLDFGKALLISDSIVILLAMCTFGVELGLFGLLSVYLTGTLIDKFIDGLNVSKQVMVFTNKEKIVSDYIIKDIDRGCTVFYGKGGYTGKDNCVILTVLTRSQFIKLKQFIRNNDSEAFVTVNETSEVLGKGFKSLME; from the coding sequence ATGAAAATATTAAAAGAATATGGAATCATAACATTAGGCGTAGCAATAATTGTGTTTTCATTTGAATTTTTCTTTTTTCCTAATCAAATAGCATGCGGTGGTGTATCTGGATTAGCATTAGTAATTAATAATATGCTAGGAATTCAAACAGGAATAGTAATGATAGTATGTAATATTATATTATTCATATTGGCATTTGCACTCATTGGTGGAAGTTTTGGATTAAAAAGTGCATACGCGGCATTTAGTTTGTCTATTGTATTATCTATAATAGAAAAGCATTATAAAACATTTGCACTCACAAATAATTTAATGCTTGCTTCAATATTTGGAAGTGCTCTTTTAGCATTAGGAACTGTGATAATGCTCACTCAAGATGCTACAACTGGAGGTACAAGTATAACAGCAAAATTATTAAATAAATATGCTCATTTGGATTTTGGGAAAGCACTATTAATCTCTGATTCTATTGTAATATTGCTCGCAATGTGCACTTTTGGAGTAGAACTTGGATTATTTGGATTATTAAGTGTTTATTTAACTGGAACTTTAATAGATAAATTCATAGATGGACTTAATGTATCAAAGCAAGTTATGGTTTTTACAAACAAGGAAAAGATAGTATCAGATTATATTATTAAGGATATAGATAGAGGATGTACAGTATTTTATGGGAAGGGTGGATATACTGGTAAAGATAATTGTGTTATTTTAACAGTATTAACTAGAAGCCAATTTATTAAATTAAAACAATTTATTAGAAATAATGATTCAGAAGCATTTGTTACAGTTAATGAAACAAGTGAAGTTCTTGGAAAAGGGTTTAAAAGTTTAATGGAATAG
- a CDS encoding flavin reductase family protein, translating into MDKIDFEGSVILNPVPVVLVTSRNKEGKTNVFTVGWTGTINTKPPMLYISIRPERLSYEYIKETLEFVVNLPSSDLVKAVDYCGVRSGKKNDKISEMGFTLKESHHISAPFIDECPVNIECKVKNIIPLGTHDMFIAEVVGSHVNEDLLDEKGKIHFENANMISYCHGEYFPLSKKPIGSFGFSVMKKKTKKRRRFENKKSK; encoded by the coding sequence ATGGATAAAATTGATTTTGAAGGCAGTGTAATATTAAATCCAGTTCCTGTTGTTTTAGTTACCTCAAGAAATAAAGAAGGAAAAACTAATGTATTTACAGTTGGATGGACTGGAACTATAAATACAAAACCTCCTATGCTATATATTTCTATAAGACCAGAAAGATTATCTTATGAATACATAAAGGAAACTTTGGAGTTTGTAGTTAATTTACCTAGTTCTGATTTAGTAAAGGCAGTTGATTATTGTGGAGTTAGATCAGGAAAGAAAAATGATAAAATAAGCGAAATGGGATTTACTTTAAAAGAAAGTCACCACATATCTGCACCTTTCATAGATGAATGCCCAGTAAATATTGAATGCAAAGTAAAAAATATAATTCCTCTTGGTACCCATGATATGTTTATTGCAGAAGTTGTTGGCTCTCACGTAAATGAAGACCTATTAGATGAAAAAGGTAAAATTCATTTTGAAAATGCAAATATGATATCTTACTGTCATGGAGAATATTTTCCATTAAGTAAAAAACCAATCGGTTCTTTTGGCTTTTCAGTTATGAAGAAAAAAACTAAAAAACGTAGAAGATTTGAAAACAAAAAATCTAAGTAG
- a CDS encoding D-alanyl-D-alanine carboxypeptidase family protein encodes MKKNLILKTLILTLSLSLFSPLTMASYATDTKKTESSTQGLPNINAQSAITIDLETGEVIYCKDADSKRYPASTTKLLTSLLFAENKQKNDEIEYTKSAKEQPEYSLNINYMHNTMQVGDKMLADDVMKGLLLFSANDTAYMIADNVAGNSQSFADLMNKKAKELGANNSHFITANGLHDDNHYTTAYDLSLIAKAAFANPWVRETMELKTAPIDIKNSKIILENRNLTLGKNGNIAGKTGTTNAAGGCLATVYDRDGRQLIGVVLKSKQVDNADMTKFNDMDSIMDYSFAATKQTYKSKGNEVGTTDLQYKPFGFFGPTKTITVPLKLTQDVSYYPNSINDAESQITYNQANNASAWKLLFNKNTKLTYSTRNHSEEVTGTVDISLGSIIKDNILIYISTLVVIGIVGTLIVLIRNMISNSRNRRSRYRRRRY; translated from the coding sequence TTGAAAAAAAATTTAATTTTAAAAACCCTTATATTAACACTTTCTCTTTCTTTATTTAGCCCATTAACTATGGCAAGCTATGCTACAGATACTAAAAAAACTGAATCTTCAACGCAAGGTTTACCTAATATTAATGCACAATCAGCTATAACTATTGATTTAGAGACTGGGGAAGTAATTTATTGTAAAGATGCCGATAGCAAAAGATATCCAGCTAGTACAACTAAGCTTTTAACTAGTTTGTTATTCGCTGAAAATAAACAAAAAAATGATGAAATTGAATATACAAAATCAGCAAAAGAACAACCTGAATATTCATTAAATATCAATTATATGCATAATACTATGCAGGTTGGTGATAAGATGTTAGCAGATGATGTCATGAAAGGCTTATTGCTCTTTTCTGCAAATGATACTGCATACATGATTGCAGATAATGTTGCCGGTAATTCACAAAGTTTTGCTGATTTAATGAATAAAAAAGCAAAAGAACTAGGTGCTAATAACAGTCATTTTATTACTGCTAACGGATTACACGATGACAATCATTATACCACAGCATATGATCTTTCATTAATTGCTAAAGCAGCCTTTGCAAATCCTTGGGTAAGAGAAACTATGGAATTGAAAACTGCTCCTATAGATATAAAAAATTCTAAAATTATATTAGAAAATAGAAATTTAACCTTAGGGAAAAATGGTAACATTGCCGGAAAAACTGGTACAACTAATGCTGCAGGTGGTTGCTTAGCTACTGTCTATGACAGAGATGGCAGACAATTAATAGGTGTTGTTCTTAAAAGTAAACAAGTTGACAATGCAGATATGACAAAATTTAATGACATGGATTCAATTATGGATTACAGCTTTGCTGCTACTAAACAAACATACAAGTCAAAAGGTAACGAAGTTGGAACTACAGATTTACAATATAAGCCATTTGGGTTTTTCGGACCAACAAAGACTATCACTGTACCACTTAAATTAACTCAAGATGTGTCTTATTACCCAAATAGTATAAACGATGCTGAATCTCAAATCACATATAACCAAGCAAATAATGCTAGTGCATGGAAACTACTTTTTAATAAAAATACTAAATTAACATATTCAACAAGAAATCATTCAGAAGAAGTTACTGGAACAGTAGATATTTCATTAGGTTCAATTATAAAAGACAATATACTTATATATATTTCTACCTTAGTAGTTATAGGAATTGTTGGTACTTTAATTGTTCTTATTAGAAATATGATTTCTAATTCAAGAAATAGAAGAAGTCGTTATAGAAGAAGAAGATATTAA
- a CDS encoding polysaccharide deacetylase family protein — MNKKSKFFLILMIIALSIGIYSYDVRAAENYERKIVYLTFDDGPSLNNTDAILDVLSENKVRATFCVVGTNVNRNKVTMKRLSDLNMSIIPHCNNHAYRELYSSKDYYIKDLNSCIKAINTTIGKQKNYNMVRMPGGSTNTICNPNVLNEIKNELKNKNIYYLDWTVDSGDATASQVASNIIKSNINRYGGKYKIEVVLMHDLENKKTTTTALQDIIDNYKKLGYEFKTIDEIEDWEMDYLISNHVINK; from the coding sequence ATGAACAAAAAATCGAAATTTTTTTTAATACTAATGATTATAGCCTTATCAATTGGAATTTATTCATATGATGTTAGAGCAGCTGAAAATTATGAGAGAAAAATAGTATACCTCACTTTTGATGATGGCCCATCTTTAAACAATACCGATGCTATATTAGATGTATTAAGTGAAAATAAAGTAAGAGCTACTTTTTGTGTTGTGGGAACAAATGTAAATAGAAATAAAGTTACGATGAAAAGATTATCGGATCTTAATATGTCAATAATACCTCATTGTAACAATCATGCTTACAGGGAATTGTATTCATCAAAAGATTACTATATTAAAGATTTAAACTCTTGTATAAAAGCAATAAATACGACTATAGGAAAACAAAAAAATTATAATATGGTGCGAATGCCAGGAGGATCAACTAATACAATTTGTAATCCAAATGTATTGAATGAAATAAAAAATGAATTGAAAAACAAGAATATATATTATTTAGATTGGACAGTTGATTCAGGTGATGCTACTGCGAGCCAAGTTGCAAGCAATATTATAAAAAGCAATATTAACAGATATGGTGGAAAATATAAAATAGAAGTAGTTTTGATGCACGATTTAGAAAATAAAAAAACCACCACTACAGCGCTTCAAGATATTATTGATAATTATAAGAAATTAGGCTATGAATTTAAAACAATTGATGAAATTGAAGATTGGGAAATGGATTATTTAATTAGCAATCATGTAATTAATAAATAA
- a CDS encoding DeoR/GlpR family DNA-binding transcription regulator has product MRSKRIDLIEQYIYKYKTISLDKLCEEFKMSKNTIRRDIDVLVNKGVIKKVYGGVTINTNKELLSFEERTIKNNFAKSSIAQECAQFVEDGDCIFIDSGTTTLNIVEYLKDKKNITIFTNNLNAIVQAIPYENIEIICLSGKLSRKTSSFTGLNASDVLSTYNLNKSFIACTGISLENGVTNTSPDEYKIKKAAVAKSSKCFLLVDSSKFDVVSLMTFCDIKDLDCIITDTYPPKKYIDYFNNYNIELVIANEENKK; this is encoded by the coding sequence ATGCGTTCAAAAAGAATTGATCTAATAGAGCAATATATATATAAATATAAGACTATATCTCTTGATAAATTATGTGAGGAATTTAAAATGTCAAAAAACACAATTCGTAGAGATATAGATGTCTTGGTTAACAAAGGTGTAATAAAAAAAGTTTATGGTGGTGTAACTATAAACACTAATAAGGAGCTTTTATCATTTGAAGAGAGAACAATAAAAAATAACTTTGCCAAATCATCAATCGCTCAAGAATGTGCTCAATTTGTTGAAGATGGTGATTGTATCTTTATAGATTCTGGCACTACTACACTTAATATTGTTGAATATTTGAAAGACAAAAAAAATATCACTATATTTACAAATAACCTCAATGCCATTGTGCAAGCGATTCCATATGAAAACATTGAAATAATATGTCTTTCCGGAAAATTAAGTAGAAAAACATCATCTTTTACTGGTTTAAACGCCTCTGATGTTTTATCTACTTATAATTTAAATAAAAGTTTTATAGCTTGTACTGGAATATCACTAGAAAATGGTGTCACAAATACTTCTCCTGATGAATACAAAATAAAAAAAGCAGCTGTTGCCAAAAGTTCTAAATGTTTTTTACTTGTAGATTCATCAAAATTCGATGTTGTATCATTAATGACATTTTGTGATATTAAAGATTTAGATTGTATTATTACTGATACTTATCCACCAAAGAAATATATTGATTATTTTAATAATTATAATATTGAACTTGTAATTGCTAATGAAGAAAATAAAAAGTAG
- a CDS encoding iron-containing alcohol dehydrogenase, whose amino-acid sequence MSNSFMTPNKILTGKDALKNSKEYLKSFGEKALIVTDNIMVKLGNVQSLTSILDEENIGYKIYQEINGEPTDVMIKNGTKIYKDEKCEFLIAIGGGSPIDSAKAISMMTVYNGKISDYMGKQIENKLPPVVAIPTTAGTGSEATQFTIISDTENDVKMLIKGGSLLPRLAIIDPKFTMTVPRNVTAATGIDALTHAIEAYTSRKAQPLSDVFALSAVKRIFQYLPIAFENPNNEEARTQMSIAALEGGIAFNNSSVTIVHGMSRPIGALFHVAHGISNAMLLKECLTFVIDGTYGRFADLARAIKICHDSMTDEVAAKEFVEAVNNLCNQLLIPSLEEYGIDKKRFFDNLDKMADDALESGSPSNTIKNITHGNIVEIYKSLWR is encoded by the coding sequence ATGTCAAATAGTTTTATGACACCTAATAAAATATTAACTGGAAAAGATGCTCTGAAAAATAGTAAAGAATATCTAAAATCATTTGGTGAAAAAGCATTAATAGTTACTGATAACATTATGGTTAAGTTAGGAAATGTGCAGAGTTTAACAAGTATCTTAGATGAAGAAAATATAGGTTATAAAATTTATCAAGAAATTAACGGTGAACCTACCGATGTAATGATAAAAAATGGAACAAAGATTTATAAAGATGAAAAATGTGAATTTTTGATAGCTATCGGAGGTGGAAGTCCTATAGATTCAGCAAAGGCTATATCAATGATGACAGTATATAATGGAAAGATATCAGATTATATGGGAAAACAGATAGAGAATAAATTACCTCCAGTAGTAGCAATTCCAACAACTGCAGGTACAGGATCAGAAGCTACTCAATTTACTATCATTTCTGATACTGAAAATGACGTAAAGATGCTTATAAAAGGAGGTTCATTACTTCCAAGATTAGCAATTATAGATCCTAAATTTACAATGACAGTTCCAAGAAACGTAACAGCCGCAACTGGAATAGATGCTTTAACACATGCAATAGAAGCATATACATCAAGGAAAGCACAACCACTTTCAGACGTATTTGCATTATCAGCAGTAAAAAGGATTTTTCAATACTTACCTATAGCTTTTGAAAATCCTAATAATGAGGAAGCTAGAACTCAGATGTCTATAGCTGCATTAGAAGGTGGAATAGCTTTTAATAATTCATCAGTAACAATAGTTCATGGAATGAGCAGACCTATAGGAGCATTATTTCATGTAGCACATGGAATTTCAAATGCAATGTTATTAAAAGAATGTTTAACATTTGTAATTGACGGTACTTATGGTAGATTTGCAGATTTAGCAAGAGCAATAAAAATATGTCATGATAGTATGACTGATGAAGTAGCAGCTAAAGAATTTGTTGAAGCTGTAAACAATTTATGTAATCAATTATTAATACCAAGCTTAGAAGAGTATGGAATAGATAAGAAAAGATTTTTTGATAACTTGGATAAAATGGCAGATGATGCTCTTGAAAGCGGTAGTCCAAGCAATACTATTAAAAATATTACACATGGTAATATTGTTGAAATATATAAGTCACTTTGGAGGTGA
- a CDS encoding class II fructose-bisphosphate aldolase, whose amino-acid sequence MSLANMKTILKGAVKENFAVGSFSVANMEMILGAIKAAEELNSPIIMQIAEVRLKHSPLELIGPMMVKAAENSKVPVAVHFDHGLTIENIRKALDLGFTSVMIDGSHLSLEENIKITNKVKDVATSYNASVEAEIGQVGGSEDGSKDINIKVTNVENAVRFFNETKVDALAVAIGNAHGIYKGEPKLRFDILDKLKGSLEVPLVLHGGSGISENDFRKCATMGIKKINIATATFNSVKESVKNLNDELDDYDYFKLHQAEIDGAYKNIRKHIEIFGSINKA is encoded by the coding sequence ATGTCTTTAGCAAATATGAAAACGATTTTAAAGGGCGCAGTAAAAGAAAATTTTGCAGTTGGGAGTTTTAGTGTAGCTAATATGGAAATGATATTAGGAGCTATAAAAGCAGCGGAAGAGTTAAACTCTCCAATAATAATGCAAATAGCAGAGGTAAGATTAAAGCATTCTCCTTTAGAATTAATTGGCCCAATGATGGTAAAAGCAGCGGAAAATTCTAAAGTGCCTGTAGCAGTTCATTTTGATCATGGTTTAACAATTGAAAACATAAGAAAAGCGTTAGATTTAGGCTTTACATCAGTAATGATAGATGGGTCACACTTAAGCCTTGAAGAAAATATAAAGATAACTAATAAAGTAAAAGATGTTGCAACTTCATATAATGCTTCAGTTGAAGCTGAAATTGGACAAGTTGGTGGAAGTGAAGATGGAAGTAAGGATATAAATATAAAAGTAACAAATGTAGAGAATGCTGTGAGATTTTTCAATGAAACTAAAGTAGATGCTCTTGCAGTAGCTATAGGAAATGCTCATGGAATTTATAAAGGAGAGCCAAAGTTAAGATTTGATATACTTGATAAATTAAAAGGTAGTTTAGAAGTACCTCTAGTACTTCATGGAGGTTCTGGAATTTCTGAAAACGATTTTAGAAAATGTGCAACTATGGGAATTAAAAAGATTAATATTGCAACAGCTACTTTTAATTCAGTAAAGGAAAGTGTAAAAAATTTAAATGATGAATTAGATGATTATGATTATTTTAAGTTGCATCAAGCAGAAATTGATGGAGCGTATAAAAATATAAGAAAACACATTGAAATATTTGGAAGCATAAATAAAGCATAA
- the iolC gene encoding 5-dehydro-2-deoxygluconokinase — translation MKYIKFDETRKLDIVPIGRVAIDFNPVDINRPLSESETFKKYLGGSPANIAVGVSRLGKKVGFIGKVSDDQFGKFVVDFFKNEGIDISQIKYSNSGENLGLTFTEIASPTDSSILMYREGVADLELNVDEVDEEYIKNTKAIVISGTALAKSPSREAVLKALELAKKNNTVVIFDVDYRSYNWKSDDEIAVYYSTVGKQSDIVMGSREEFDLMEKLIIKGHSSDKETAERWLNYGNKIVVIKHGKDGSTAYTNDGNSFKIKPFPVKLLKSFGGGDAYASAFIYGILEDWDIMDALEFGSASAAMLVASHSCSKDMPTVDDIKNFIKEEKEEYGEMIARA, via the coding sequence ATGAAATATATTAAATTTGATGAAACAAGAAAACTAGATATAGTACCTATAGGAAGAGTTGCAATTGATTTTAATCCAGTTGATATCAACAGACCACTTTCGGAAAGTGAAACATTTAAAAAATATCTAGGTGGATCTCCAGCAAATATAGCAGTTGGTGTTTCAAGATTAGGAAAAAAAGTCGGATTTATTGGTAAAGTATCAGATGATCAATTTGGAAAATTTGTTGTTGATTTCTTTAAAAATGAAGGGATAGATATTTCTCAAATAAAGTATTCGAATAGTGGAGAAAATTTAGGGTTAACATTTACGGAAATAGCAAGTCCAACTGATAGTAGCATCTTAATGTATAGAGAAGGAGTTGCAGATTTAGAATTAAATGTTGACGAAGTGGATGAAGAGTATATCAAAAATACTAAAGCAATAGTAATATCAGGAACAGCTCTTGCAAAAAGCCCATCAAGAGAAGCTGTATTAAAAGCATTAGAACTTGCTAAAAAAAATAATACAGTTGTAATCTTTGATGTAGACTATAGATCTTATAATTGGAAAAGTGATGATGAAATAGCTGTATATTATTCAACTGTTGGAAAACAGAGTGATATTGTAATGGGTTCAAGAGAAGAATTTGATTTGATGGAAAAACTAATTATTAAAGGACATAGTTCAGATAAAGAAACAGCTGAAAGATGGTTAAATTATGGCAATAAAATAGTTGTAATTAAACATGGAAAGGATGGTTCAACTGCCTACACTAATGATGGAAATTCATTTAAAATCAAGCCATTTCCTGTTAAATTACTTAAATCTTTTGGTGGTGGAGATGCATATGCATCAGCATTTATATATGGAATATTAGAAGATTGGGATATAATGGACGCTTTAGAATTTGGAAGTGCGTCAGCAGCAATGTTAGTAGCTAGCCATAGTTGCTCAAAGGATATGCCAACTGTAGATGATATAAAAAACTTTATAAAAGAAGAAAAAGAAGAATATGGAGAAATGATTGCTAGAGCTTAG
- a CDS encoding 5-deoxy-glucuronate isomerase, whose product MVHNLDKLEHGENILCEVNGKNKEMLMDITVENLNEGEKKEYLESNKELAILLLTGKIKINWLENSREMERKSVFDEDPCCLHVPRNTRVSIEVFEKCEIIVQSTENLEDFTSKFYSPSDCRSDIFGEGTWGGTARRVVRTVFDYNNAPYSNMVMGEVITYPGKWSSYPPHYHPQPEVYFYKFDKPQGFGLCLNGEDAYKISDNSFATIIGGDVHPQTSAPGYAMYYCWMIRHLENNPWTDRIDVEEHKWLWEKDAKIWPCR is encoded by the coding sequence ATGGTTCATAATTTAGATAAATTAGAGCATGGAGAAAATATTTTATGCGAAGTTAATGGTAAAAATAAAGAAATGTTAATGGATATAACAGTTGAAAATTTAAATGAAGGGGAAAAGAAGGAGTATTTAGAAAGCAACAAAGAATTAGCAATACTACTTCTGACAGGAAAAATTAAAATAAACTGGCTTGAAAATTCAAGAGAAATGGAAAGAAAATCAGTATTTGATGAAGATCCATGCTGTTTACACGTTCCAAGAAATACAAGAGTTTCTATAGAGGTGTTTGAAAAGTGTGAAATAATAGTTCAAAGTACTGAGAATTTAGAAGATTTTACGTCTAAATTCTATTCACCAAGTGATTGTAGAAGTGACATTTTTGGGGAAGGAACTTGGGGGGGAACAGCAAGAAGAGTCGTAAGAACTGTATTTGATTATAATAATGCACCATATTCTAATATGGTTATGGGAGAAGTTATAACATATCCAGGTAAATGGTCAAGTTATCCACCACATTATCATCCACAACCTGAAGTTTATTTTTATAAATTTGATAAACCACAAGGTTTCGGATTGTGTTTGAATGGAGAAGATGCATATAAAATATCTGATAATAGTTTTGCAACAATAATTGGTGGAGATGTTCATCCTCAAACATCAGCTCCTGGTTATGCAATGTACTATTGCTGGATGATTAGACATCTTGAAAATAATCCTTGGACAGACAGAATAGATGTAGAAGAACACAAATGGCTTTGGGAAAAGGATGCAAAAATATGGCCTTGTAGATAA